The following are from one region of the Juglans regia cultivar Chandler chromosome 10, Walnut 2.0, whole genome shotgun sequence genome:
- the LOC109001908 gene encoding chlorophyll a-b binding protein CP26, chloroplastic, with the protein MASLAASTAAASLGVSEMLGNPLNFSGAARTSAPTASSPATFKTVALFSKKKAAPPKSKPAAVSPSDEELAKWYGPDRRIFLPEGLLDRSEIPEYLTGEVPGDYGYDPFGLSKNPENFSKYQAYELIHARWAMLGAAGFIIPEAFNKFGANCGPEAVWFKTGALLLDGNTLNYFGKNIPINLIFAVAAEVVLVGGAEYYRIINGLDLEDKLHPGGPFDPLGLAKDPDQAAILKVKEIKNGRLAMFSMLGFFIQAYVTGEGPVENLAKHLSDPFGNNLLTVIAGSAERAPTL; encoded by the exons ATGGCTTCTCTGGCTGCATCCACTGCGGCTGCCTCTCTTGGCGTGTCGGAAATGCTCGGAAACCCTCTCAACTTCAGCGGTGCCGCCAGGACATCAGCTCCAACGGCCTCCAGCCCCGCCACATTTAAGACTGTTGCTCTCTTCTCCAAGAAGAAGGCGGCACCGCCTAAGTCAAAGCCTGCTGCTGTTTCTCCTTCCGACGAGGAGCTCGCCAAGTGGTATG GTCCTGACAGAAGGATTTTTTTGCCGGAAGGCCTCTTGGATCGATCCGAGATCCCAGAGTATTTGACCGGAGAAGTTCCTGGAGA TTATGGTTACGATCCTTTTGGGCTTAGCAAGAATCCAGAGAACTTCAGCAA ATATCAGGCATACGAGTTGATTCACGCCCGTTGGGCCATGCTTGGAGCTGCTGGATTCATTATCCCAGAGGCCTTCAACAAATTTGGTGCTAACTGCGGCCCTGAGGCTGTCTGGTTCAAG ACAGGAGCACTACTCCTTGATGGGAACACATTGAATTACTTTGGGAAGAACATCCCCATCAATCTTATTTTTGCTGTCGCTGCTGAGGTTGTTCTCGTTGGTGGTGCAGAATATTACAGAATTATCAATGGCTTG GATTTGGAGGACAAGCTTCACCCAGGTGGTCCTTTTGATCCATTGGGGCTTGCAAAGGATCCGGACCAGGCTGCAATTCTGAAGGTGAAGGAGATAAAAAACGGTAGACTTGCAATGTTTTCCATGCTGGGTTTCTTTATTCAAGCTTATGTCACTGGAGAAGGCCCTGTTGAAAACCTTGCAAAGCATCTCAGTGATCCTTTTGGAAACAACTTGCTCACTGTTATTGCTGGATCTGCCGAAAGAGCTCCAACCCTGTGA
- the LOC109001909 gene encoding keratin, type II cytoskeletal 3: MKNQGGELKGLAWKLPHVNSKQLGKLGPAFGLGAGCGFGFGIGLLGGAGFGPGIPGLQVGIGFGAGCGIGLGFGYGMGRGIALDENGRYSNVGHLSHGSMNFPSQDEIGALVDEIVINTKKLIRATSREVDKWRR, translated from the exons ATGAAAAATCAGGGAGGAGAGCTTAAGGGTTTGGCCTGGAAGCTTCCGCATGTCAACTCGAAGCAACTGGGTAAGCTGGGTCCCGCTTTCGGCCTCGGCGCTGGCTGCGGTTTTGGTTTCGGCATCGGTCTTCTCGGTG GTGCAGGATTTGGTCCTGGGATTCCCGGCTTACAAGTTGGCATTGGATTTGGTGCTGGATGTGGGATTGGCTTAGGTTTTGGCTATGGTATGGGGAGGGGCATTGCTTTGGATGAAAACGGGAGATACTCTAATGTTGGGCATCTTTCTCATGGTTCTATGAATTTTCCCTCTCA GGATGAGATTGGTGCACTTGTTGATGAGATTGTCATTAATACCAAGAAACTTATCCGAGCAACTTCCAGAGAGGTTGACAAGTGGAGAAGATGA